TGAAAAGGGTTACTCTTGAGCTGGGCGGAAGCGACCCCATGATTGTATGTGATGATGCCAATCTCGAAAGTGCAGTTGCAGGAGCCATCAGGGGGAGATTTTACAATTGCGGCCAGACCTGTACTGCTGTCAAAAGGCTGTATGTTTTTGAATCCGTTGCCAGGGAGTTCATAAGAAAACTCGAAGAAGGAGTTAAGAGATTAAAAGTCGGAAACGGACTGGATAAGGATACGGATATGGGGCCTCTCAATAACCACAGCCAGTTTGAATACATAAAAGAGCTGGTAGCAGGAATTGAGGAGAAGGGTGAAGGCAGAATAATTGCAGGGGGAAAAGCCCCTTCATTCAAAGGCATGGGTAAAGGATATTTCTTTGAGCCGACTCTCGTTTCAGATGTCCCCGGAGATTCCAGGCTCCTTAAGGAGGAGGTGTTCGGACCTTTGCTGCCCATAGTTACAGTAAGGAATCTCGATGAGGCTATAGAAGAGGCAAACAGGAGCATTTATGGTCTTGGAGCATCCATCTGGACAAAAGACCTGGACAGGATAAGGATGGGATGCGAGCAGTTGAATGCGGGAATTATATGGGTTAACCAGCACCTTAAGGTAGCCCCGGAAGTTCCTTTCGGAGGAGTTAAAGAGAGCGGGTTTGGAAGAGAAAACGGGCCTGACATCCTTTCCGAATACCTCGAAACCAGGACCATAATGTTAAAAACCTGAATTTAATAACACGGAAACCGGTAAACAGAATTTGTAAAATCGGGTTTTTAATGCTGATCTGTCTGGAAGGAAAAATAAAGATTTTAAATAAAGGTTTTCGATGAGCCTTGATCAGCCGGCTCACCGAGCTTCTTCATTATACCGATTTTAACTTCCTTATCTTATTTTTTGTACTTGGGAAGGAGCTGCATGAATTCTGAAGCTTCCATTACGGGGACGCTGTCAATCACGCAGATATCAGACCAGGGCAGGTTGAATGCTCCGTAAGCTTCGGCACTTTCTGCTTCGTAGAGAATGTAATAGCGGTTTCCGGAAAGGTCAACCCACTGGTTGATTATATCAATTCCTTCGGGAACTTCCAGTTTCTTGAAGTGCTCAAGAATCTTGTCGCGATTCGAAGGGTCCCAGGTACTAACGTCCATGAATAACATCTTTTACCACTCCTCATATTTTTTTTACGCCGCCCATACCCCTTCCCGGAAGCCTGGCAGCTTCTATTTAGCATCCGGGTTATTTTTTGGAAATTCAGCCTTAAAATAAATTTTTTCTTATCTTTCTTTCATGTTATGGCTGTGTACTCCCAAAAAGCCGGTTCACGGCAGAAATTCAGAACATTTTTTGTTTTTCTGCCTCCCCTCGCTTTGGCACTCTCAATTCCCCGTGGGTGACAAATTAGGCAAGGCAGGCAGCCTTGCAGAAGAGATTCTGCAGGCACAGACATTATAATATCATCACTTAGGATATATAATAGTTCGTCCGAAAGGATTGTTTTGAGTTAAACGTCCTTATTTATATATTCAACTTTATTTTTTAAATTTTATATTTACTTTTGAATAGCCCCCGGCAATTAGCTTATATTATTCGATATAACCGAAATATTTTTCCAGTTATTTTACTTCTCATCGTATCCTGTCTTTTCTTTTTCTTTCCTCAATAACTCCACTGATTGAAATCCTGCTTTTACCGAGCCGTTCATGCTCCTTTCCGGGTAATTGCTTGAGGAAAACATGCCTGCAAGGTAGAGCCCTGAAGGACCTGCAGCAAAAGGAAGCACCTTTTCCAGATAACCCTGTTCGTATACTGGAGCAGTATCCATCCTGCGGTATAGCCTTGTCCAGCGCACATCTTTTCTTGATAATTTGGGAAACATTTTTTCGAGCCCTTTTAAATAGGAATCTATAACATCTGTGTCTTTTTGCGTCCAGAGGGGACTTTTTCTGTCCTGGAAATAAGACGTTACATACACAAGGTTTTCTCCGTAATCGTCAAAAGGCAAAAAATTAGTGTGCTCGATTACGGCTCCAAAGGGCACATCTGCTTTTATGTTTAGCCAGTAATTTCCGTCTTCCATAAGGCTCCTGTCAAGCCCTATCAGAGCACATGCAGTCCCCTGATAACGTATACTCTTCAGGGTCTCGTGAAGGTCTCCCAGTTTACCTCCGGT
This window of the Methanosarcina mazei S-6 genome carries:
- a CDS encoding aldehyde dehydrogenase family protein → MKMQINGKAAGSCGGECFDVRNPATCELLEQVPRGTEEDVALAVEAALSAFEGWASISPQQRGMVFYRAAGLVRQRKEELAALLTQEQGKPLAEARNELEGFSHVLEYYCGLAGSLRGDFIPVTGNGYSFTVKKPLGVCAAIIPWNMPALIMGWKIAPALISGNTFVLKPASSTPLTNLTLASILNEAGLPAGVLNVVTGSGEIAGESLVRSPDVRKISFTGESGTGKRISELAASGMKRVTLELGGSDPMIVCDDANLESAVAGAIRGRFYNCGQTCTAVKRLYVFESVAREFIRKLEEGVKRLKVGNGLDKDTDMGPLNNHSQFEYIKELVAGIEEKGEGRIIAGGKAPSFKGMGKGYFFEPTLVSDVPGDSRLLKEEVFGPLLPIVTVRNLDEAIEEANRSIYGLGASIWTKDLDRIRMGCEQLNAGIIWVNQHLKVAPEVPFGGVKESGFGRENGPDILSEYLETRTIMLKT
- a CDS encoding DUF3303 domain-containing protein — its product is MLFMDVSTWDPSNRDKILEHFKKLEVPEGIDIINQWVDLSGNRYYILYEAESAEAYGAFNLPWSDICVIDSVPVMEASEFMQLLPKYKK